From Sodalis glossinidius str. 'morsitans', the proteins below share one genomic window:
- a CDS encoding TetR/AcrR family transcriptional regulator — MSDHQAACVKKGRGRPKQFDREAALDQALQLFWRHGYEATSLADLVEATGAKAPTLYAEFGNKEGLFRAAAERYVTKFAEKGKALLARPGFTVTQAIEDFYRAAAGMFTDKSLPSGCFIICTSAALAASSDEVAQILRSRHHLQEHTLLDFLLARQQQGELPAGTDCAVLAKYLACSLQGMSVQARDGASEEDLNGIVTTLMAVWPTLIQTCRQVSGVQATEHA; from the coding sequence ATGAGCGACCATCAAGCCGCCTGTGTCAAAAAGGGGCGCGGGCGTCCGAAACAATTCGATCGTGAAGCCGCCCTGGACCAGGCGTTGCAACTGTTTTGGCGCCATGGCTATGAAGCCACTTCCCTTGCCGATCTTGTCGAAGCTACGGGCGCCAAGGCGCCTACGCTGTATGCGGAATTTGGTAATAAAGAAGGGCTGTTCCGCGCCGCGGCGGAACGCTATGTGACCAAGTTTGCCGAGAAGGGTAAGGCCTTGCTGGCGCGTCCCGGTTTTACCGTCACCCAGGCCATCGAGGATTTTTACCGCGCCGCAGCCGGTATGTTTACCGATAAGAGCCTGCCGTCCGGCTGCTTCATTATTTGTACCTCGGCGGCGCTGGCAGCGTCGTCAGATGAAGTGGCGCAGATCCTGCGCTCGCGTCACCATTTGCAGGAGCATACGTTACTGGATTTTCTGCTGGCGCGGCAACAGCAGGGGGAACTCCCGGCCGGCACCGACTGTGCCGTACTGGCGAAATATCTCGCCTGCTCGCTGCAGGGGATGTCGGTTCAGGCGCGTGACGGCGCCAGTGAAGAGGATCTCAACGGCATCGTCACCACCCTGATGGCTGTCTGGCCTACCTTAATCCAAACCTGCCGCCAGGTGAGCGGTGTGCAGGCCACAGAACACGCCTGA
- a CDS encoding GNAT family N-acetyltransferase → MITLRKMTTAEFDLYLPGAIEDYARDLSDNHGYSLAVGRDNAARIMHDYLPEGPDTADHRLGCIVCDDERVGYLWVSLRNLPEAYICDFSILPQWRRRGYGRAALTALDSKLMAAGCKEVALRVSANNPHARALYESHAFHLTGYTMARQLVRN, encoded by the coding sequence ATGATTACATTACGAAAAATGACCACGGCGGAGTTTGACCTCTACCTGCCCGGCGCGATTGAAGACTATGCACGCGATCTCAGCGACAATCACGGCTATTCATTGGCCGTTGGCCGCGATAACGCCGCGCGCATTATGCATGATTATCTTCCTGAGGGACCTGATACCGCCGACCACCGGCTGGGGTGCATCGTCTGTGACGACGAACGGGTGGGCTACCTTTGGGTCAGCCTGCGTAACCTGCCAGAGGCTTATATCTGCGATTTCAGTATCCTGCCGCAGTGGCGCCGCCGGGGTTACGGCCGTGCCGCATTGACAGCGCTGGATAGCAAGCTTATGGCCGCGGGATGTAAGGAGGTGGCGCTGCGGGTGTCGGCCAATAATCCTCACGCCCGCGCGCTGTATGAAAGTCATGCCTTCCACCTCACCGGCTACACCATGGCCCGACAACTGGTGCGGAACTGA
- a CDS encoding PhzF family phenazine biosynthesis protein, protein MSELLRFKQVDVFSAVPLNGNPLAVVMDADGLSEGQMLAIARWTNLSETTFVLPPSEPQADYQVKIYSPAGELPFAGHPTLGTAHALLENGFKPKLPGHLVQQCGVGNVAITIARDGMLAFEAPEAAMTPLAAQSYALLTTAAGGEPSVGDGAPTVVNMGIRWLMVEVSSAEVCLRLQPESNALADLLTRCNASGMAFYGRHGPTSDVDFEMRAFIIEHGSLVEDPVTGSANACLARLLPQRDFAGNPAFAESYRVRQGTCKQRDGRVFVDYLRAEPWIGGYSSTLIEGHITL, encoded by the coding sequence ATGAGTGAATTACTCCGTTTTAAACAAGTCGATGTTTTTTCCGCGGTGCCGCTCAATGGCAATCCGCTGGCGGTGGTGATGGATGCGGATGGCCTGTCAGAGGGTCAGATGCTGGCTATCGCCCGTTGGACAAACCTGTCAGAAACGACGTTTGTGCTGCCGCCCTCCGAGCCGCAGGCTGATTATCAGGTGAAAATCTATTCGCCGGCCGGTGAACTGCCCTTTGCCGGCCATCCCACCCTGGGAACTGCCCATGCGCTGCTGGAGAACGGCTTTAAACCCAAGTTGCCCGGTCATCTGGTGCAACAATGTGGCGTCGGCAATGTCGCTATCACCATCGCCCGTGACGGCATGTTGGCTTTCGAGGCCCCCGAGGCTGCGATGACGCCGCTCGCCGCGCAAAGCTACGCTTTATTGACCACGGCCGCGGGGGGAGAACCTTCGGTTGGCGACGGGGCGCCAACCGTGGTGAATATGGGCATACGCTGGTTGATGGTCGAGGTGTCCAGCGCCGAGGTTTGTCTCAGGCTGCAACCGGAGAGTAATGCGCTGGCCGATTTGCTCACGCGCTGCAATGCTTCCGGCATGGCGTTTTATGGTCGTCATGGCCCGACAAGCGACGTAGATTTTGAAATGCGGGCATTTATCATTGAACACGGCAGCCTGGTGGAAGATCCCGTCACCGGCAGCGCCAACGCCTGTCTGGCGCGACTGCTGCCGCAGCGTGATTTCGCCGGCAATCCGGCGTTCGCCGAAAGCTACCGGGTGCGCCAAGGCACCTGCAAGCAGCGCGATGGGCGGGTTTTTGTGGATTACCTGCGAGCCGAGCCGTGGATCGGCGGCTATTCTTCGACGCTTATTGAAGGGCACATCACGCTGTGA
- a CDS encoding helix-turn-helix domain-containing protein has protein sequence MTTLADISVMLKRARRHAGLSQGILAQCAGVARTTVARMETQANNDMSVSALVRLLDAAGFDLRAVLQGNYSLERFLTRQRQDENAC, from the coding sequence ATGACGACACTGGCTGATATCTCAGTGATGTTGAAACGAGCCCGCCGTCACGCCGGCCTATCGCAGGGGATTTTGGCGCAGTGTGCCGGCGTGGCGCGGACCACCGTGGCGCGTATGGAGACGCAGGCCAATAATGACATGAGCGTCTCCGCGCTGGTGCGCCTGCTGGACGCGGCGGGGTTCGATTTGCGTGCTGTCTTGCAGGGAAATTACTCCCTTGAGCGTTTTCTCACCCGGCAGCGACAGGACGAAAATGCCTGTTGA